A single region of the Anaerolineales bacterium genome encodes:
- a CDS encoding TIR domain-containing protein, whose translation MSSPTDGKIRILFLAATPRATDPLQLGEEVRTIDERLRAAQFRDRFELTQHWAVRLTDLSELLLRHQPHIVHFSGHGSTQGEIVLEDAKGRPVTAPAAVLSDLFRILKDNVRCVILNACWSQTQAEGIAAEIDCVIGMAREIDDDDALSFAGGFYRALGYGRSVAEAFDLGRNELALSDLSAAATPHLITRRVDASAMRFIESAIPLPMTAETVDALLTSVFISYSRADKPFVDRLTNDLKENGVDVWVDTLGLKPGTRNWEQALREAIRLARSVLLVASPNSRRSVYVQDELAIAEMYNREVIPIWADGDTWMDSIAMGMGKRQFADLRGNHYAAGFAQVVEVLTGRAPLPIPEKAPPETPDFPPRNPYKGLRAFKADDQADFFGRDEVIAALTAKIEQPSTESRLVAILGASGSGKSSVAMAGLLPALQRRHPDWVFLPTIVPGIHPLDRLNTALSEAFHQTTAHIQKALDDPSTRGLHLLTTQHVGRGERRAVLLIDQFEELFTQTADERERAAFIDLITTAASEPNGALIVILTMRADFYDRPMNYPELGRLISSGASPILPMSLTDLRDIIEKPAALPDVQVTFDEGLVGELVFQLREQVGALPLLQFTLDQLFEKREDRRLTWHSYDAIGGVHGALARHAEATYMGLPTERHQALARILFLRLIEPGATEQDTTRRRAPLSELRLPDPTQSTLLAEVRDAFVENRLLTTNKHDTIETIEVSHEALIREWVRLGDWLNSAREDLRFQRGFALDVADWLRKNKPKDDLYRGVRLYEAQTWAAKAENAPSDDEIAFITASAEEAARQKKLQEGLERRARRRTRIALGIFALAVPIIAVIALVALNSARVSAENQRRSESLRLAADAILQTDIRQSETVALLSIRALKNTYSVQADAALGRALENLGTIRIFGPYRDAYAKNKAGHIQRVRAVELLKDGKTFVSGGYDNSARLWELETGRELQIYLADEAVLCVAVSPDERYIAGGTYRGTIFIWDRASGEVVRKWYGEANQILGVAFSPDGSRLLSGGADRLNLLNVWDVATGTGIRSVRGHNDYITSIHYSPDGFSILTTSADYTARLWDANTFEVIRVFSGHTLEVMAGAFSSDGRYILTGSVDNTARLWSVTQGAEVRRFVGHTDTVRAVAFSPDGRYAVTGGQDNLARLWDVTDGTLLGTLVGHGQSTDIDFTRYDYSIRVADDQPRQAGAVDAVVFHPNGTMILTGGRDGTIRLWTFLARKFIGHSDAISHVAFSPDGKYILSGGLDRTVRLWDVLSGSEVRQFAGSIFDIYHVAFAPDGKYVAAGGKDGATRIWETSTGSLLRQVPPPETWDSATSSTIWSIAFAPDGKTLLTADEEGNIIAWDVLSGARNLLYTPLDSQANLSGGSRYWNNTQIFDLNFSPNGGYVLSAANDTTARLWLPEQGKDIRWFVGETLAGVYSAAMTADHRYVATGGVDRVARLFEVGRSKMIREFRGHTDSILKVAFSPDDRFLLTTSKDGTARLWNVETGEEIRRMVGHTGAVLSAAFSPDGAYIVTAGADGLLRLWDTDYLNFVRFACRQLARDFTEGERTAYAITDSAATCPTESNPAGLPPAWTPVPTRSAPPSVPLGTLVPPALPPNTIMEYRADLIRDFSLFPDGSRLALYTNGIVKIIDSESGKELQELGTPQKGNGYYFGGAKITPDGRYALIRTDSDDIEQWDVQDRYRVRTFATKRYPGFETYLLPSAVGKTPYFAVSTWETCVVIDLTTGARVLETEAGSPCVFSPDGTRIVDNSYTIYNVVTGQKELVLRGVPMRNRAPLMLDNNTALIAYTTQANGVALSLWNSDTGKVQAVLAHPITPPAGQYTQAILSYRIMPDGRYMLTSAIDNALRLWDMQDGTLLRTIRLETGVSPEPYPPTILAIAPDGESAFIQIGGLGIIRRVRLTAAP comes from the coding sequence ATGTCCAGCCCAACCGATGGCAAAATCCGTATCCTATTCCTCGCGGCAACCCCCCGCGCCACTGATCCTCTCCAACTTGGGGAGGAAGTGCGCACCATTGATGAACGCCTTCGTGCCGCCCAATTTCGGGATCGTTTTGAACTGACTCAACATTGGGCGGTACGCCTGACCGACCTCTCCGAATTGCTCTTGCGTCATCAGCCGCACATCGTCCATTTTTCCGGGCATGGCAGCACACAGGGCGAGATTGTCCTTGAGGATGCCAAAGGACGCCCCGTCACTGCCCCTGCCGCCGTCCTCAGCGATCTCTTTCGTATTTTGAAAGACAACGTGCGCTGTGTGATTTTGAATGCCTGCTGGTCGCAAACCCAAGCGGAAGGCATTGCCGCCGAGATTGACTGTGTGATCGGCATGGCGCGGGAGATTGACGACGACGACGCGCTCAGTTTTGCCGGTGGGTTTTACCGTGCGCTTGGCTATGGGCGCAGCGTTGCCGAGGCATTTGACTTGGGGCGAAATGAACTCGCCCTCAGCGATCTTTCTGCCGCTGCGACGCCACATCTGATCACGCGGCGGGTCGATGCCAGTGCCATGCGCTTTATCGAAAGCGCAATTCCCCTACCGATGACCGCAGAGACGGTAGATGCCCTGCTCACCTCTGTGTTCATCTCCTATTCCCGCGCCGATAAACCCTTTGTGGATCGTCTGACGAATGATCTAAAGGAAAACGGGGTTGATGTCTGGGTGGATACGCTAGGGCTAAAGCCCGGCACGCGCAACTGGGAACAGGCGCTGCGGGAGGCGATCCGCCTCGCCCGCTCCGTCTTGTTGGTCGCCTCCCCCAATTCACGCCGCTCGGTTTATGTTCAAGACGAACTCGCCATTGCCGAGATGTATAACCGTGAGGTGATCCCCATCTGGGCAGATGGCGATACATGGATGGACTCGATTGCGATGGGGATGGGCAAGCGCCAATTTGCCGACCTTCGCGGCAATCATTACGCAGCGGGGTTCGCGCAGGTGGTGGAAGTCCTCACCGGGAGAGCGCCCCTACCCATCCCCGAAAAAGCGCCGCCAGAAACGCCCGATTTCCCCCCCCGCAATCCGTACAAAGGGCTGCGGGCGTTCAAAGCGGATGATCAGGCTGATTTTTTCGGGCGCGATGAGGTCATTGCCGCACTCACAGCGAAAATCGAACAGCCTTCAACAGAGAGTCGTCTTGTAGCGATCCTCGGCGCGAGTGGGTCAGGAAAATCGAGTGTTGCCATGGCGGGACTCCTCCCCGCGCTCCAACGCCGTCACCCCGATTGGGTCTTTCTGCCGACGATTGTCCCCGGTATCCACCCATTGGATCGCTTGAATACGGCGCTCTCAGAGGCATTTCACCAAACGACGGCGCACATCCAAAAGGCGCTTGACGATCCCTCGACACGCGGGCTACATCTCTTGACGACGCAGCATGTTGGACGCGGGGAGCGCCGTGCCGTCCTCTTGATCGACCAATTTGAGGAACTTTTTACCCAAACGGCGGACGAGCGTGAACGCGCCGCCTTCATCGATCTCATTACGACGGCGGCAAGCGAACCCAACGGGGCGCTAATCGTCATCCTCACCATGCGGGCAGATTTCTATGATCGCCCGATGAATTATCCCGAATTAGGGCGGCTGATCAGCAGCGGCGCATCCCCCATCTTGCCCATGTCTCTGACCGATCTGCGGGACATCATCGAAAAGCCGGCGGCGCTCCCAGACGTACAAGTGACCTTTGACGAGGGGTTGGTTGGCGAGCTTGTCTTTCAACTGCGCGAACAAGTTGGCGCTCTCCCACTGTTGCAATTCACCCTCGATCAGCTTTTCGAGAAGCGCGAAGATCGCCGCCTAACGTGGCATTCTTACGATGCCATTGGCGGGGTACATGGGGCGCTGGCGCGGCACGCCGAAGCAACCTACATGGGGCTACCTACCGAGCGCCACCAAGCGCTGGCGCGAATTTTATTCCTCCGCCTGATTGAACCCGGCGCCACCGAACAAGATACCACCCGCCGCCGTGCGCCGCTGAGCGAACTACGCCTGCCCGACCCCACCCAAAGCACGCTCTTGGCAGAGGTGCGCGATGCGTTCGTGGAAAACCGCCTGCTGACGACGAACAAACATGACACGATTGAGACCATTGAGGTCAGCCACGAGGCGCTCATTCGGGAATGGGTGCGCTTGGGGGATTGGCTGAACAGCGCCCGCGAAGACCTTCGCTTTCAGCGCGGTTTTGCCCTTGATGTTGCCGATTGGCTGCGCAAGAACAAACCCAAAGACGATTTGTATCGCGGGGTGCGCCTCTACGAAGCCCAAACATGGGCAGCAAAAGCGGAAAACGCCCCTAGCGACGATGAGATCGCCTTCATCACTGCCAGCGCCGAAGAAGCCGCCCGCCAAAAGAAACTTCAAGAGGGGCTGGAACGCCGCGCCCGCCGCCGGACGCGCATCGCGTTGGGCATTTTTGCCCTTGCTGTGCCGATCATCGCGGTGATCGCCCTTGTCGCGTTGAACAGCGCCCGTGTCTCGGCAGAGAATCAGCGCCGCTCGGAGAGTCTGCGCCTTGCCGCTGACGCTATTTTGCAAACGGACATTCGTCAAAGCGAGACGGTGGCGCTGCTCAGTATTCGGGCGTTGAAAAATACCTATTCCGTGCAGGCGGATGCGGCGTTGGGACGCGCCCTCGAAAACTTGGGAACAATCCGCATCTTTGGTCCGTACAGAGATGCCTACGCCAAGAACAAAGCCGGGCATATCCAGCGCGTCCGCGCCGTTGAACTTCTGAAGGATGGCAAGACGTTCGTCAGCGGCGGCTACGACAATTCCGCCCGCTTGTGGGAGCTAGAAACAGGGCGCGAACTCCAAATTTATCTTGCCGATGAAGCCGTCCTTTGTGTAGCTGTCTCCCCCGACGAACGCTATATCGCTGGCGGAACATACCGAGGGACAATCTTCATTTGGGATCGGGCAAGCGGGGAAGTCGTCCGAAAGTGGTACGGGGAGGCAAACCAGATTTTGGGTGTCGCCTTCTCCCCCGATGGATCGCGTCTGCTTTCAGGTGGGGCAGATCGCTTGAATTTGCTGAATGTTTGGGATGTGGCAACTGGCACAGGTATTCGCTCTGTGCGGGGGCATAATGATTACATCACAAGCATCCATTACTCGCCTGATGGCTTCAGCATCCTCACCACAAGTGCCGATTACACTGCCCGTCTGTGGGACGCCAATACCTTTGAGGTGATCCGCGTCTTCAGTGGACACACGCTCGAAGTGATGGCGGGGGCGTTCAGTTCTGATGGACGCTATATCCTTACAGGCAGCGTCGATAATACCGCCCGCTTGTGGAGTGTGACTCAAGGGGCAGAGGTGCGCCGTTTTGTTGGGCATACGGATACCGTGCGGGCGGTTGCCTTCAGTCCTGATGGGCGTTATGCCGTCACCGGCGGGCAGGATAATCTCGCCCGCTTGTGGGATGTCACTGATGGGACGCTCTTAGGAACGCTCGTTGGGCATGGACAGTCAACCGATATTGACTTTACCCGTTACGATTACAGCATTCGTGTTGCCGACGATCAGCCGCGCCAAGCGGGGGCGGTGGATGCCGTTGTCTTTCACCCCAACGGAACGATGATCTTGACTGGGGGACGGGATGGGACAATCCGCTTATGGACATTCCTTGCCCGAAAATTCATCGGACACAGCGATGCCATTAGCCATGTCGCCTTTAGCCCTGATGGAAAATACATCCTCAGCGGGGGGCTGGATCGCACCGTTCGTTTGTGGGATGTGCTCAGCGGCTCGGAAGTTCGGCAGTTTGCTGGGAGTATCTTTGATATCTACCATGTTGCCTTTGCCCCTGATGGTAAGTACGTGGCGGCGGGTGGCAAAGACGGCGCGACCCGAATTTGGGAAACTTCTACTGGGTCGCTCTTGCGGCAAGTCCCCCCGCCAGAGACGTGGGATTCGGCTACGTCCTCAACAATCTGGAGCATCGCCTTCGCCCCTGATGGCAAAACCCTTCTCACCGCAGATGAGGAAGGAAACATCATCGCGTGGGATGTTCTCAGTGGGGCAAGAAACCTCCTCTATACGCCCCTTGATTCCCAAGCCAATCTAAGCGGGGGGAGTAGATACTGGAATAACACACAAATTTTTGATCTCAATTTTTCCCCAAATGGCGGCTATGTACTGAGTGCGGCAAACGACACCACTGCCCGCTTGTGGCTGCCCGAACAGGGCAAAGATATTCGTTGGTTTGTTGGGGAGACACTGGCGGGTGTCTACAGTGCGGCAATGACCGCCGATCATCGCTATGTGGCAACCGGCGGTGTAGACCGTGTGGCACGGCTTTTTGAGGTCGGGCGCAGTAAAATGATCCGCGAATTTCGCGGTCACACCGATTCGATCCTGAAGGTTGCCTTTTCCCCCGATGATCGATTCCTCTTGACGACCAGCAAAGACGGCACAGCGCGGCTGTGGAATGTCGAAACGGGTGAGGAAATCCGCCGCATGGTGGGGCATACGGGGGCTGTTCTTAGTGCCGCCTTCAGCCCCGATGGGGCGTACATTGTCACAGCAGGGGCAGACGGGCTGCTCCGTTTGTGGGACACGGATTACCTCAATTTCGTGCGCTTTGCTTGCCGCCAACTCGCCCGTGATTTTACCGAGGGGGAACGGACTGCCTATGCCATTACGGATAGTGCGGCAACTTGCCCCACAGAGAGTAACCCCGCCGGACTCCCCCCGGCGTGGACGCCCGTCCCCACCCGCAGCGCACCGCCAAGTGTCCCGCTAGGGACGCTTGTCCCCCCCGCGCTGCCCCCCAATACGATCATGGAATATCGGGCGGATCTTATCCGCGATTTTAGCCTGTTCCCCGATGGATCACGCTTAGCGCTCTACACGAACGGCATTGTGAAGATTATCGATAGCGAGAGCGGAAAGGAACTGCAAGAATTAGGGACACCGCAAAAAGGGAACGGCTATTATTTCGGCGGGGCAAAGATCACCCCTGATGGGCGCTATGCCTTGATCCGTACCGATAGCGACGACATTGAACAGTGGGATGTTCAAGATCGCTACCGTGTCCGCACCTTCGCCACGAAGCGCTATCCGGGCTTTGAAACCTATCTTTTGCCTTCTGCTGTGGGTAAGACACCCTACTTTGCTGTTTCGACGTGGGAAACGTGCGTTGTCATTGACCTGACAACGGGGGCGCGTGTTTTAGAAACAGAAGCGGGCTCCCCTTGTGTATTTTCCCCCGATGGCACACGGATAGTCGATAACAGCTACACCATCTACAACGTCGTCACCGGGCAGAAAGAGCTAGTCCTCAGGGGCGTCCCCATGCGCAATCGCGCCCCATTGATGCTGGATAACAACACCGCCCTTATCGCCTATACTACGCAAGCCAATGGGGTGGCGCTATCCCTTTGGAACAGTGATACGGGGAAGGTGCAAGCGGTCTTGGCTCACCCCATCACCCCCCCCGCTGGTCAATATACGCAAGCGATCCTCAGTTACCGGATTATGCCCGATGGCCGGTATATGCTGACGAGCGCCATTGATAATGCCTTGCGTTTGTGGGATATGCAGGATGGCACGCTGCTGCGCACCATCCGCCTAGAGACAGGCGTTAGCCCTGAGCCTTATCCCCCCACCATTCTTGCTATTGCGCCGGATGGAGAAAGCGCGTTTATCCAGATAGGAGGCTTGGGAATCATCCGACGGGTGCGCCTGACAGCCGCCCCCTAA